The following are from one region of the Actinopolyspora halophila DSM 43834 genome:
- a CDS encoding enoyl-CoA hydratase-related protein has translation MTEVLLTEDTNGVRRITLNRPDAYNSLTTELKLQLIEALREAATADSVRAVVLTGSGKAFCAGQDLKEHVSQLDSNDPTPLRTVEDHYNPLIRAVTTLPKPIIAAVNGVAAGAGASLAYACDLRVAADNAKFVMSFAGVGLSTDSGASWTLPRLIGYGRAMELLLLGEPVEAPEAQRIGMVNRVVAAGEAPDKATELAERMATGPTSAYARIKETMLAAASEGLDESLAVEAGAQNQCGGTHDHHEAVAAFVAKRSPHFTGT, from the coding sequence GTGACCGAGGTACTGCTGACCGAGGATACAAACGGCGTGCGCAGGATCACACTGAACAGGCCGGACGCCTACAACTCCCTGACGACAGAGCTCAAGCTGCAGCTGATCGAAGCCCTGCGCGAGGCCGCCACCGCCGACTCGGTGCGCGCCGTCGTGCTCACCGGCTCCGGGAAAGCCTTCTGCGCGGGCCAGGACCTCAAGGAGCACGTCAGCCAACTGGATTCGAACGATCCGACACCGCTGCGCACGGTCGAGGACCACTACAACCCGCTGATCCGCGCGGTGACCACGCTCCCCAAACCGATCATCGCCGCTGTCAACGGTGTGGCGGCCGGGGCGGGGGCCTCACTGGCTTATGCCTGCGACCTGCGGGTCGCGGCGGACAACGCCAAGTTCGTGATGTCCTTCGCCGGTGTCGGGCTCTCCACGGACTCGGGGGCTTCCTGGACCCTGCCCAGGCTGATCGGTTACGGCCGTGCCATGGAGCTGCTCCTGCTCGGTGAACCCGTGGAAGCCCCCGAGGCCCAGCGCATCGGAATGGTCAACCGCGTCGTGGCCGCAGGCGAGGCCCCGGACAAGGCCACCGAGCTGGCCGAACGAATGGCAACCGGTCCGACCAGCGCCTACGCCAGGATCAAGGAGACGATGCTCGCCGCCGCATCCGAAGGACTGGACGAGAGCCTGGCCGTCGAGGCCGGGGCGCAGAACCAGTGCGGCGGCACGCACGACCACCACGAGGCCGTCGCCGCCTTCGTCGCCAAGAGGTCCCCCCACTTCACCGGCACCTGA
- a CDS encoding leucyl aminopeptidase — MSGSATSTSSTDAILPVIPTALVEVDVVERWRDGIPAAVPIRAVDGEPELDTPCEVFGVDAGMLRALDVSGKAGEVRTVPLPEARFGWTVGSGDGSSANWRSVGAALARAARARLEEAGADGGAPEDLGEALDVEYLQFRLPAEADEELVAALTLGLALGDYRFRVTSHPAPPRLRKVLLVAETGEDAQRLRPAASRAREWASATALARDLANTPSNVKDPAWLAGTAAGLADSVPGLRTTVRDEKWLSENGFGGVLAVGGGSARPPRLLEMHWDGTGSSEARHVVLVGKGITFDTGGISLKPADGMEMMRTDMAGGGAVIGAMLAVARLELPVRVTALVPMAENHVSGSAYRPGDVVRHYDGTTTEVANTDAEGRMVMADALGYAVRGHDPDMLVDVATLTGAMKVALGLRTGGVFSSEPSFGERVCSAGERAGESWWPMPLSEDHVEDVRGTNADVRQAPQGPGGVMAALFLREFTGGLPWAHLDIAGPGRADENYEEVVPGATGFAARTLVELVAGLGE; from the coding sequence GTGTCCGGTTCCGCAACTTCGACTTCGAGCACAGACGCGATCCTTCCCGTTATTCCGACTGCCCTGGTCGAAGTCGACGTCGTAGAGCGGTGGCGCGACGGAATTCCGGCCGCGGTGCCGATACGGGCTGTGGACGGTGAACCGGAACTGGACACCCCCTGCGAGGTGTTCGGTGTGGATGCCGGAATGCTGCGTGCGCTGGACGTGAGCGGCAAAGCCGGGGAAGTGCGCACGGTGCCGTTGCCGGAGGCGCGCTTCGGTTGGACCGTGGGCAGCGGTGATGGCTCCTCCGCGAACTGGCGCTCGGTCGGCGCGGCACTGGCGCGGGCCGCTCGCGCCAGACTGGAGGAAGCCGGAGCGGACGGTGGTGCCCCGGAGGACCTCGGTGAGGCGCTGGATGTGGAGTACCTCCAGTTCCGGCTGCCCGCGGAGGCCGACGAGGAGCTCGTCGCGGCACTGACCCTGGGGCTGGCGTTGGGCGACTACCGCTTTCGAGTGACGAGTCATCCCGCGCCGCCACGGCTGCGCAAGGTGCTTCTCGTCGCCGAGACGGGAGAGGACGCGCAGCGGTTGCGGCCCGCCGCGTCCCGAGCCCGCGAATGGGCCTCCGCCACGGCGTTGGCGCGGGACCTGGCCAACACGCCCTCGAACGTCAAGGACCCGGCCTGGCTGGCAGGCACCGCCGCCGGGCTCGCCGATTCCGTTCCCGGACTGCGCACCACGGTGCGCGACGAGAAGTGGCTCTCCGAGAACGGTTTCGGAGGGGTTCTCGCCGTCGGGGGAGGTTCGGCCCGTCCTCCGCGCCTGTTGGAAATGCACTGGGACGGCACGGGGAGTTCCGAGGCACGGCACGTAGTGCTCGTCGGTAAGGGAATCACCTTCGACACCGGGGGGATATCGCTGAAGCCCGCCGACGGTATGGAGATGATGCGTACCGACATGGCCGGGGGCGGAGCCGTGATCGGAGCCATGCTGGCCGTGGCGCGGCTGGAGCTGCCGGTTCGGGTCACGGCGCTGGTCCCCATGGCCGAGAACCACGTTTCGGGCAGTGCCTACCGGCCCGGCGACGTGGTCCGGCACTACGACGGCACCACCACGGAGGTCGCCAACACCGACGCCGAGGGGCGCATGGTGATGGCCGACGCGCTCGGTTACGCGGTGCGTGGGCACGATCCCGACATGCTCGTGGACGTGGCGACGCTCACCGGGGCGATGAAGGTGGCGCTCGGGCTCCGTACCGGTGGCGTGTTCAGCAGTGAGCCGTCCTTCGGGGAACGGGTGTGTTCCGCCGGTGAGCGTGCGGGTGAGAGCTGGTGGCCGATGCCCCTGTCCGAGGACCACGTCGAGGACGTGCGGGGTACGAACGCCGATGTCCGCCAGGCACCGCAGGGGCCCGGTGGTGTGATGGCCGCGTTGTTCCTCCGTGAATTCACCGGGGGGCTGCCCTGGGCGCATCTGGACATCGCGGGACCGGGACGTGCGGACGAGAACTACGAGGAAGTGGTCCCGGGGGCCACCGGATTCGCCGCGCGGACGCTGGTGGAACTGGTGGCCGGACTGGGTGAGTGA
- a CDS encoding DUF3117 domain-containing protein: MAAMKPRTGDGPLEVTKEGRGMVMRIPLEGGGRLVVEMTMEEATNLSEALNSVTG; this comes from the coding sequence ATGGCGGCCATGAAGCCCCGGACCGGTGACGGTCCCCTCGAGGTGACCAAGGAGGGACGCGGAATGGTGATGCGCATCCCACTCGAGGGTGGTGGGCGTCTTGTCGTCGAAATGACGATGGAGGAGGCCACGAATTTGAGCGAGGCTCTAAACTCGGTCACCGGTTGA